The following proteins are encoded in a genomic region of Arachis ipaensis cultivar K30076 chromosome B02, Araip1.1, whole genome shotgun sequence:
- the LOC107625809 gene encoding macrophage migration inhibitory factor homolog, with protein MPCLYISTNVNLDGINLDPIFSEATSAISTIIGKPEKFVMVILKGSVAITFEGNKEPAAYAEIVSMGGINKEVKKKLIATIGTILQSKLSIPRTRFFLKVFDTTAFRSNSKM; from the exons atGCCTTGCCTTTACATCTCCACCAATGTTAACTTAGATGGAATTAACTTGGATCCAATCTTTTCTGAAGCAACATCTGCTATTTCCACAATCATAGGAAAACCTGAAAAG TTTGTGATGGTAATATTGAAGGGGTCAGTGGCAATAACATTTGAGGGAAACAAAGAACCAGCTGCATATGCTGAAATTGTTTCAATGGGAGGCATAAACAAAGaagtgaagaagaagcttattgCTACCATTGGCACCATTTTGCAATCAAAGTTATCCATACCAAGAACAAGGTTTTTCCTCAAAGTCTTTGACACAACAGCATTTAGGAGTAACTCCAAAATGTGA
- the LOC107627716 gene encoding influenza virus NS1A-binding protein homolog has protein sequence MMGAGRKTQPVGPPYSEISFPFCRNLRKNQLGGVIFGCKNSTLKECLSKQLFGLPALHYFYVKNIEPGLPLFLFNYSDRKIHGIFEAASKGQMYIDHHAWSVDCSEITQYPAQVKVRVRLQCQPLSEDRFGQIIKENYFSRNHFWFELDHIQANKLNSLLVFSALAPATPSPQSMKWRAVPQPLPSHETPPKKGESFEMPESEAEHFTDSSGTNSIEITSSLDGDDQLDTHIAVNEVKEDEKDLVHMKLKALSLGRKIQDLSLPDNPNAAPNNNSNVNEDENNNQFSVKKSDQEVPPEVEKNEESLSPPFEYQQSIEQMKQEFEELATFKKIQTQKSSYLERKLIEATLEIQHLKDRCIMLESACNLPLAPVEKIAIESSEEMHLDNRESLFLIGGFDGESWLSAMDLYWPSQNVVKSLKPMSIVRSYSSVVKLNGEIYVFGGGDGNVWYDTVESYSPFHNEWTSRPSLNQKKGCLAGAALSDKIFSIGGGDGDSCFSDVEMLDLEVGRWISTRSMLNKRFAVAAAELNGALYVTGGYNGVDYLKSAERFDPREHSWTKIPDMNTRRGCHSMVVLNGKLHALGGFDGSTMVSSVEVFDPRREAWITGEQMNQPRGYFAAAVVKETIHVIGGVKVGENIVERVENYKEDKGWQENCTKMVGKRCFCSAIAL, from the exons GCTTACCAGCTCTGCATTATTTCTAtgtgaagaacattgaacctgggttGCCACTGTTTTTGTTCAACTATAGTGATAGGAAGATTCATGGTATTTTTGAGGCAGCTAGCAAAGGACAAATGTATATTGATCACCATGCTTGGTCTGTGGATTGTTCAGAGATAACACAATATCCTGCACAG GTGAAAGTTCGCGTCCGACTTCAGTGCCAGCCATTGTCTGAAGATAGATTTGgacaaataatcaaagaaaactaCTTCAGTCGCAACCATTTCTGGTTTGAGCTAGACCATATACAAGCAAACAAGCTGAACTCTCTACTAGTGTTTTCAGCATTGGCACCTGCTACTCCTTCGCCGCAGAGTATGAAGTGGAGGGCAGTACCTCAACCTCTTCCATCACATGAAACTCCTCCAAAGAAAGGTGAATCATTCGAAATGCCTGAATCAGAGGCAGAGCATTTTACTGATTCGAGTGGAACAAACTCCATCGAGATAACTTCTTCCTTAGATGGAGATGATCAATTGGATACTCACATAGCTGTGAATGAGGTAAAAGAGGATGAAAAAGACCTTGTACACATGAAGCTAAAGGCATTGTCTCTTGGCCGCAAAATTCAAGACCTCTCTTTGCCGGACAATCCAAATGCAGCTCCCAATAACAACTCAAATGTCAATGAGGATGAGAATAATAATCAGTTCTCTGTCAAAAAGAGTGATCAAGAGGTTCCACCTGAAgtagagaagaatgaagagaGTTTAAGCCCTCCATTTGAGTATCAACAGTCGATAGAGCAG ATGAAGCAAGAGTTTGAAGAGCTGGCAACTTTCAAGAAAATACAAACTCAGAAGAGTAGTTACCTTGAACGGAAGCTG ATTGAGGCGACATTGGAAATTCAGCATTTAAAAGATCGTTGTATAATGCTAGAATCTGCATGTAATCTTCCTCTAGCACCTGTTGAGAAGATAGCCATTGAATCATCTGAGGAGATGCACTTAGACAATAGAGAGTCATTGTTTCTAATAGGAGGTTTCGATGGAGAATCATGGTTATCAGCTATGGATTTGTATTGGCCTTCCCAGAATGTGGTCAAGTCTCTTAAGCCTATGAGCATAGTTCGCTCATATTCTTCGGTAGTAAAGTTAAATGGTGAAATTTATGTTTTCGGTGGTGGAGATGGTAATGTCTGGTATGACACAG TTGAATCATACAGTCCATTCCACAACGAGTGGACTTCGCGCCCTTCTTTGAATCAGAAGAAAGGATGCTTGGCTGGAGCTGCCTTGAGTGACAAGATATTTTCAATTGGTGGTGGCGATGGAGATAGCTGTTTTTCAGACGTTGAGATGCTTGATTTGGAAGTTGGACGGTGGATTTCGACACGTTCAATGCTGAATAAG AGATTTGCAGTTGCTGCTGCAGAACTCAATGGTGCATTATATGTTACTGGTGGATATAATGGAGTTGATTATTTGAA GTCTGCTGAAAGATTTGATCCTAGGGAACATTCATGGACCAAAATACCAGACATGAATACAAGGCGGGGCTGCCACTCCATGGTTGTGTTGAATGGGAAATT GCATGCACTTGGTGGCTTTGATGGAAGCACAATGGTGTCGAGCGTTGAAGTGTTTGATCCTCGTCGCGAAGCATGGATAACCGGGGAACAAATGAATCAACCTAGGGGATATTTTGCTGCTGCTGTTGTTAAAGAAACTATACATGTAATTGGGGGAGTCAAGGTTGGAGAGAACATCGTAGAAAGG GTTGAGAATTATAAGGAGGATAAAGGATGGCAAGAAAATTGCACAAAAATGGTTGGAAAAAGGTGTTTTTGTTCGGCTATTGCCCTTTAG